A stretch of Brevundimonas naejangsanensis DNA encodes these proteins:
- a CDS encoding helix-turn-helix domain-containing protein has product MGRRPSQRTLLTVSSPLPVPAWSAARPPPRSSGATRAILALAPGQAIYAQGDPARALYAVVSGAVRTVRHSKDGRRQVGAFYFPGDRFGLAVGEEHGFTAEAMCTTQVTTMERSTTGDDEAAETALCELARAHDHLAMLGRRSAEEKVASFLIEMARRGASDLTTLPMSRQDMADYLGLALETVSRALSRFKDQGLVAFASSRDFHIIRGVALARLAETWRPAMWRYPSSGKSSDEPQPQIPPSAGPSPDSYNALTVVKPPPST; this is encoded by the coding sequence ATGGGGCGTCGCCCGTCGCAACGAACGCTGCTCACCGTGTCCAGCCCCTTGCCTGTCCCCGCCTGGTCGGCCGCCCGTCCCCCTCCCCGCTCATCCGGCGCGACCAGGGCGATTCTGGCGCTCGCTCCTGGCCAGGCGATCTATGCCCAGGGGGATCCGGCCCGAGCGCTCTACGCCGTCGTCTCCGGGGCCGTCCGCACCGTGCGCCATTCCAAGGATGGGCGTCGTCAGGTGGGCGCGTTCTATTTCCCGGGCGACCGTTTCGGGCTGGCGGTAGGCGAAGAACATGGCTTCACGGCCGAAGCCATGTGCACGACCCAGGTCACGACCATGGAGCGATCGACGACCGGCGACGACGAAGCGGCGGAGACAGCGCTATGCGAATTGGCGCGCGCCCACGACCACCTGGCCATGCTGGGACGCCGCTCGGCCGAAGAGAAGGTGGCCAGTTTTCTGATCGAGATGGCGCGTCGCGGCGCATCAGACCTGACCACCCTGCCCATGAGCCGCCAGGACATGGCCGACTACCTCGGCCTTGCGCTGGAGACGGTCTCGCGCGCGCTGAGCCGCTTCAAGGACCAGGGGCTCGTGGCCTTCGCCTCCAGTCGTGATTTCCATATCATCAGGGGGGTCGCGCTGGCCCGCCTGGCTGAGACCTGGCGACCGGCGATGTGGCGATATCCATCAAGCGGAAAATCGTCCGACGAGCCTCAGCCGCAAATTCCGCCGAGCGCTGGCCCCTCGCCGGATTCGTACAACGCCTTGACCGTGGTCAAACCGCCCCCGTCGACCTGA
- a CDS encoding efflux transporter outer membrane subunit has protein sequence MAPALAVWLSACVAGPDSQEPRMQVPEAFSQAPSAVQSDAAWWRGFGDPLLDQLVAEARAANLDLRQAALRVEEARHQVRIVGAAAAPQVSANAQASDNRLSETTSIAPLLGGGGAPGSVPTGAPGTTFATYQVGFDASWELDLAGANRRAVQAAQARVDAAAWTARDAEIILTAEVARSYLDYRALNRRIDVNAQLKAVRAEALTYSQVRRRHGLTTILDERRAERDLAAVDAARQDLIAERAARAHALAGLLGRPPLALSAELAAAPVATGTPDAIPVGLPSDLLRRRPDLRAAERDLAAATADIGVAVADLYPSISLTGAVSLVSGSLAKLISGDSLQTSAGAGLTLPLLDGGRRRATVDLRRTQAQAALLAYQAAVLTALKDVEDALSRLEAERARKARLQAAEAAARDQLAAIQAQNTAGLATGLDLLAARASLLDASDALVQAQAATDQAVVALYKALGGGWDERRVAVSGGT, from the coding sequence ATGGCGCCGGCGCTGGCGGTTTGGCTCTCGGCCTGCGTGGCCGGACCGGACTCTCAAGAGCCTCGGATGCAGGTTCCCGAAGCCTTTTCCCAGGCCCCCTCCGCCGTCCAGTCCGACGCCGCGTGGTGGCGGGGTTTCGGCGACCCCCTGCTGGATCAACTGGTCGCCGAGGCGCGAGCCGCCAACCTGGACCTGCGCCAGGCCGCGCTGCGGGTCGAGGAGGCGCGCCATCAGGTGCGGATCGTCGGGGCTGCGGCCGCCCCCCAGGTTTCGGCGAATGCTCAGGCCAGCGACAACCGCCTCAGCGAAACCACTTCGATCGCCCCCCTGCTCGGTGGTGGGGGCGCGCCCGGCTCCGTCCCCACCGGCGCGCCGGGAACGACCTTCGCCACTTACCAAGTCGGCTTCGACGCCTCCTGGGAGCTGGACCTTGCCGGCGCGAACCGGCGCGCGGTCCAGGCGGCGCAGGCGCGGGTCGATGCCGCGGCCTGGACCGCGCGCGACGCTGAAATCATCCTGACCGCCGAGGTCGCTCGCAGCTATCTGGATTATCGGGCCCTCAACCGACGCATCGACGTCAACGCCCAGCTCAAGGCGGTGCGCGCCGAGGCCCTGACCTACAGCCAGGTTCGCCGCCGCCATGGCCTGACGACGATCCTGGATGAACGTCGCGCGGAACGCGACCTGGCCGCGGTCGACGCCGCGCGGCAGGATCTGATCGCCGAGCGCGCCGCCCGGGCGCACGCCCTGGCTGGCCTTCTGGGACGCCCGCCGCTGGCGCTGAGCGCGGAACTTGCCGCCGCGCCGGTCGCCACCGGAACCCCCGACGCCATCCCCGTCGGCTTGCCCTCGGACCTGCTGAGGCGACGGCCGGACCTGCGCGCCGCCGAGCGTGACCTGGCGGCCGCGACCGCCGATATCGGCGTCGCCGTGGCTGACCTCTATCCCTCCATCAGCCTGACAGGCGCCGTCAGCCTGGTCTCGGGATCACTCGCCAAACTGATTTCGGGGGACAGCCTTCAGACCTCGGCGGGCGCAGGCCTGACCCTGCCCCTGCTGGACGGCGGCCGACGCCGTGCGACCGTGGATCTGCGGCGGACCCAGGCCCAGGCCGCCTTGCTGGCCTATCAGGCGGCCGTGCTGACTGCCCTGAAAGACGTGGAGGACGCCCTCAGCCGCCTGGAGGCCGAGCGCGCGCGCAAGGCCCGCCTTCAGGCCGCAGAGGCCGCCGCCCGCGACCAGTTGGCGGCCATCCAGGCCCAGAACACGGCCGGACTGGCGACCGGACTCGACCTTCTGGCGGCGCGGGCCTCGCTGCTGGACGCTTCCGACGCTCTGGTCCAGGCCCAGGCGGCAACCGATCAGGCCGTGGTGGCGCTTTACAAGGCTCTGGGCGGCGGTTGGGACGAGCGCCGCGTCGCTGTTTCTGGAGGGACCTAG
- a CDS encoding 2OG-Fe(II) oxygenase: MSAQADFHETRAPSAPFLDLGALDEALASNEPYQHLLIPSFLTPGAAERLAADYPDINVSGFVTLESDTLSPAFAALIEELKGPELTERLSKKFGRDMHAFPRLVTVRRWSQAKEGHIHTDSERKVMTMLLYLNEDWGDTSGGCLRVLYDGKNFEPYALEVPPLNGTAFAFTRSEKSWHGHLPFAGERRVVQVTWLRDAEAMNRKMSNNHLHQRLKRLFGRIRSPRRSAAMPG; this comes from the coding sequence TTGTCCGCTCAAGCCGATTTCCACGAGACCCGGGCGCCTTCAGCTCCCTTTCTCGACCTGGGCGCGCTGGACGAGGCCCTGGCTTCGAACGAGCCCTACCAGCATCTTCTGATCCCCAGCTTCCTGACGCCGGGCGCTGCCGAACGGCTGGCGGCCGACTATCCCGACATCAATGTATCGGGGTTCGTGACCCTGGAGTCTGACACCCTTTCGCCGGCCTTCGCCGCCTTGATCGAGGAATTGAAGGGGCCGGAGCTGACCGAACGGCTGTCGAAGAAGTTCGGGCGGGACATGCATGCCTTTCCACGCCTGGTGACGGTGCGTCGCTGGTCACAGGCCAAGGAGGGCCATATTCACACCGACTCCGAGCGCAAGGTGATGACCATGCTGCTCTATCTCAACGAAGATTGGGGCGACACGTCCGGCGGGTGTCTGCGGGTCCTCTATGACGGCAAGAATTTCGAGCCCTACGCCCTCGAGGTGCCGCCGCTGAACGGGACGGCCTTCGCCTTTACGCGCTCCGAGAAGTCCTGGCACGGCCACCTGCCTTTCGCGGGCGAGCGCCGCGTGGTCCAGGTCACCTGGTTGCGGGACGCCGAGGCGATGAACCGCAAAATGTCGAACAATCACCTTCACCAGCGCCTGAAACGCCTGTTCGGACGCATCCGGTCGCCGCGGCGTTCGGCCGCCATGCCGGGCTGA
- a CDS encoding ABC transporter permease, translating into MTGALLRIYAVLSKEFTQLSRDRITYAMILMMPLVQLLLFGYAINTDPRHLPAAVFSSDHSAMAGSVIAAMERTSYVDVRYLPRSEGEMDDLLRRGQVMLGLTIPPDFTERVLRGDKAQVLAEVDASDPVSAAGALGAVAALPDSALDRQLVGAAARPSPAPPFEVVVHRLYNPENLTAYNIVPGLLGTILSMTLVMMTAMAVTRERERGTMEALLSTPATPIEIMIGKLTPYVLVGVIQTTVILSVARFLFHVPMAQTLAGWIALTCGVALFIIGNLALGYLISTLAKSQLQAMQMSFFYMMPSIFLSGFAFPFYGLPQWAQHIGNILPVTHFLRIVRGALLKQQILSDMGSNLLALGLFVLIISGLALARSRTTLD; encoded by the coding sequence ATGACCGGCGCCCTGCTCAGAATCTACGCTGTCCTGTCCAAGGAGTTCACCCAGCTCAGCCGGGACCGGATCACCTACGCCATGATCCTGATGATGCCGCTCGTGCAGTTGCTGCTGTTCGGCTACGCAATCAACACGGACCCGCGGCACCTGCCGGCGGCCGTCTTCTCCAGCGACCACAGCGCCATGGCCGGTTCCGTCATCGCGGCGATGGAAAGGACCAGCTACGTCGACGTGCGCTACCTTCCCCGCTCCGAAGGCGAGATGGACGACCTGCTGCGACGCGGCCAGGTGATGCTGGGACTGACCATCCCGCCGGATTTCACCGAACGGGTGCTGAGAGGCGACAAGGCGCAGGTTCTGGCCGAGGTGGACGCCTCGGATCCCGTGTCCGCCGCCGGCGCGCTGGGAGCCGTCGCCGCCCTGCCCGACAGCGCACTTGACCGGCAACTGGTCGGCGCAGCCGCGCGGCCGTCGCCCGCCCCGCCTTTCGAGGTCGTGGTCCACCGCCTCTACAATCCCGAGAACCTCACCGCCTACAACATCGTCCCGGGCCTTCTGGGAACCATCCTGTCGATGACCCTGGTGATGATGACCGCCATGGCCGTCACCCGCGAACGCGAGCGCGGCACGATGGAGGCCCTGCTCTCGACCCCGGCCACGCCGATCGAGATCATGATCGGCAAGCTCACGCCCTATGTCCTGGTCGGCGTCATCCAGACCACGGTCATCCTGTCGGTGGCGCGTTTCCTGTTTCACGTCCCCATGGCCCAGACCTTGGCCGGGTGGATCGCGCTGACCTGCGGCGTGGCCCTGTTCATCATCGGCAATCTGGCGCTCGGCTACCTGATCTCGACCCTGGCCAAGAGCCAGCTTCAGGCCATGCAGATGTCCTTCTTCTACATGATGCCGTCGATCTTCCTGTCCGGGTTCGCCTTTCCCTTCTACGGCCTGCCGCAGTGGGCCCAGCACATCGGCAACATCCTGCCCGTCACCCATTTCCTGAGGATCGTGCGCGGCGCCCTGCTCAAGCAGCAGATTCTGTCCGACATGGGGTCCAATCTTCTGGCCCTGGGGTTGTTCGTCCTGATTATTTCCGGCCTGGCCCTGGCCCGCTCCCGCACGACGCTGGACTGA
- a CDS encoding SulP family inorganic anion transporter, with product MRRNDLIAGVSVAGLMLPEAVAYAGIAGLEPQHAVFAAVAGCLGYAAAGRSRFAIVSPTSSSAAILAATLAVVPGDAGDKAALAAIIVALIGGLFLVAFIARLGGLAGFISRPVLRGFAFGLAVTIIIRQLPILVGAPVQAPDIFRLAAGLAAAAPAWNLISLALGLAALACLLGLRRRPGLPGAFLVLVASVGASHVFGLSERGVAVVGAIRIMPSWPNWPAMGWGDFSRLAPWALPLVMILFAESWGTIRTLALRHGDEVAANRELGGLGVANLASALVQGMPVGAGFSVGAASEAAGAATRATAVVAALGLAALVAWGAPLIAYLPQTVLAAVVIAALAPSLNPAPLLRLWRLDRDQYVAMGAAGGVLALGVLDGMLLAIGLSFLALVSRLATPRVALLGRLGDSHDYVDMARHPEAVAPDRIAICRPAQPLFFANAERVLAVVAAYVRSEPDARAVILSLEESIDLDSTALDALIEFDAAMRAKGVKVRFARLHDRARDVMAASGVPDLQARASYSVDDAVVALEKEPAEGAP from the coding sequence ATGCGCAGGAACGATCTGATCGCGGGGGTGTCCGTCGCCGGCCTGATGCTGCCGGAGGCTGTAGCCTACGCGGGGATCGCGGGGCTTGAACCCCAGCACGCCGTCTTCGCCGCCGTGGCGGGCTGCCTCGGCTATGCGGCCGCAGGTCGAAGCCGCTTCGCGATCGTGTCGCCCACGTCGTCATCGGCGGCGATCCTGGCGGCCACCCTGGCGGTCGTGCCGGGCGACGCCGGCGACAAGGCCGCGCTGGCGGCGATCATCGTCGCCTTGATAGGGGGCCTGTTTCTGGTCGCCTTTATCGCGCGCCTGGGCGGGCTGGCGGGTTTCATTTCGCGCCCCGTGCTGCGGGGGTTCGCCTTTGGCCTGGCCGTCACCATCATCATCCGCCAGCTTCCGATCCTGGTTGGCGCGCCGGTCCAGGCGCCGGACATCTTCCGTCTGGCGGCGGGTCTGGCGGCGGCTGCGCCGGCCTGGAACCTGATCAGCCTCGCCTTGGGGCTGGCCGCCCTGGCTTGCCTGTTGGGGTTGAGGCGGCGTCCCGGCTTGCCGGGAGCCTTCCTGGTTCTCGTGGCGAGCGTAGGCGCGTCCCACGTTTTCGGCCTGTCCGAACGGGGCGTCGCCGTCGTGGGGGCGATCAGGATCATGCCGTCATGGCCGAACTGGCCCGCCATGGGATGGGGCGACTTCTCACGCCTGGCCCCGTGGGCCTTGCCTTTGGTCATGATCCTGTTCGCGGAATCCTGGGGCACGATCCGCACCCTGGCCCTGCGGCACGGGGACGAGGTCGCCGCCAATCGTGAACTCGGCGGCCTGGGGGTCGCCAATCTGGCCAGCGCCTTGGTTCAGGGAATGCCCGTCGGCGCGGGTTTTTCAGTCGGTGCGGCCAGCGAAGCCGCGGGAGCCGCCACCCGTGCGACCGCCGTCGTTGCGGCGCTGGGCCTGGCCGCCCTGGTGGCCTGGGGCGCCCCTCTGATCGCCTATCTCCCGCAGACGGTGTTGGCCGCCGTCGTCATCGCGGCGCTCGCGCCCTCGCTCAATCCCGCACCCCTTCTGCGTCTGTGGCGCCTGGATCGGGATCAATATGTGGCGATGGGCGCCGCTGGCGGCGTGCTGGCGCTGGGCGTCTTGGATGGGATGCTGCTGGCGATCGGCTTGTCGTTCCTGGCACTGGTCAGCCGCCTCGCCACGCCCCGCGTCGCGCTTCTCGGGCGACTGGGCGACAGCCACGACTACGTGGACATGGCCCGACACCCCGAAGCCGTCGCGCCGGATCGCATCGCCATCTGTCGACCGGCGCAGCCGCTGTTCTTCGCCAATGCCGAACGAGTGCTGGCGGTCGTCGCCGCCTATGTGCGCAGCGAACCGGATGCCCGGGCGGTCATCCTGAGCCTGGAGGAAAGCATCGATCTGGACAGCACAGCGCTGGACGCGCTGATCGAGTTCGACGCGGCTATGCGCGCCAAGGGCGTGAAGGTGCGGTTCGCCCGGCTGCACGATCGCGCACGCGACGTGATGGCGGCGTCGGGCGTTCCCGATCTTCAGGCGCGCGCCAGCTATAGCGTCGATGACGCGGTCGTCGCCCTTGAGAAGGAACCGGCGGAGGGCGCGCCCTGA
- a CDS encoding ABC transporter ATP-binding protein, which translates to MTRAIDVRGLNKSFGDKHVVRDVTIAVDEGRITGFLGPNGSGKTTTLRLLCGLLTPDSGEGEVLGLNFRTESAGIKRQTGYMTQRFSLYDDMTISENLTFVARVYGLDDRAGRVDRALARLGLADRRHQLAGALSGGWKQRLALAAATLHEPRLLLLDEPTAGVDPKARREFWDEIHELAAAGLTVLVSTHYMDEAERCHDIGYILHGELIARGTGRQIVDASRLITFNGEGPDIDRLAHKLSTQAGVISASAFGAAVHVSGLDRAALEKAIQPYRQPPYRWTEVAPSLEDVFIQLMGDPRNERPEDRTEDPRLS; encoded by the coding sequence ATGACCCGCGCCATCGACGTCAGGGGCCTGAACAAGTCGTTCGGCGACAAGCATGTGGTGCGCGACGTGACCATCGCCGTCGACGAAGGACGGATCACCGGCTTCCTGGGTCCCAACGGCTCGGGCAAGACGACGACCCTGCGTCTGCTATGCGGCCTGCTGACGCCGGACAGCGGCGAGGGCGAGGTGCTGGGGCTGAACTTCCGCACGGAAAGCGCCGGGATCAAGCGGCAGACCGGCTATATGACGCAGCGGTTCTCGCTTTATGACGACATGACGATCAGCGAAAACCTGACCTTCGTGGCCCGGGTCTATGGCCTGGACGACCGGGCCGGCCGGGTGGATCGCGCGCTTGCGCGGCTGGGTCTGGCGGATCGACGCCATCAGCTGGCGGGGGCCTTGTCGGGCGGCTGGAAGCAACGGCTGGCCCTGGCTGCGGCCACCCTGCACGAACCGCGCCTGCTGCTTCTGGACGAGCCGACCGCCGGGGTCGACCCCAAGGCGCGCCGCGAGTTCTGGGACGAGATCCACGAACTGGCCGCCGCCGGCCTCACCGTCCTGGTCTCGACCCACTACATGGACGAGGCCGAGCGATGCCATGACATCGGCTACATCCTGCACGGCGAGCTGATCGCGCGTGGAACCGGCCGGCAGATCGTCGACGCATCGCGCCTCATCACCTTCAACGGCGAAGGTCCCGACATCGATCGGCTGGCGCACAAGCTCTCGACCCAGGCGGGCGTGATCAGCGCCTCCGCCTTCGGCGCCGCCGTCCACGTCAGCGGCCTGGACCGCGCCGCGCTGGAGAAGGCCATCCAGCCCTACCGACAGCCACCCTACCGATGGACCGAGGTCGCGCCCTCGCTGGAGGACGTCTTCATCCAGTTGATGGGCGATCCCCGCAATGAGAGGCCTGAAGACCGGACTGAGGACCCGCGCTTGTCATGA
- a CDS encoding HlyD family secretion protein — protein MPDAVNRSRRLSRRALIITLIVGMAAFALLAWGIISRRQEEAPVFTGYVVAQNLYMSAPVAGTIDNLAVVRGQRVEAGAPLFRIDPTSLGARADQAAAQVDQGRAQLASDAAALDRARAALAAAEVEVGRTASDLARFLTAEHEKSGSVSGQQIDQARAAAASARRQRDAARTDVAAATARIAASQAGIQGSRAAVVDARRQLSQLSPVAPVAARVEDVMYQAGEWVAANAPVVSLVPDAQVKVRFYVPQALVNAYRPGTLVAVGCDGCASGMKARVNYISSRPEYTPPIIYSLATRDKLVFLVEATPSAPRSLTPGQPIDVRPESLPERGAR, from the coding sequence GTGCCCGATGCCGTGAACCGCTCCAGACGCCTCTCACGCCGCGCGCTTATCATCACCCTGATCGTCGGCATGGCGGCCTTCGCCCTCCTGGCCTGGGGAATCATCAGCCGCCGCCAGGAAGAGGCGCCTGTCTTCACGGGCTACGTCGTCGCTCAAAACCTCTATATGTCCGCGCCCGTCGCGGGCACGATCGACAATCTGGCCGTCGTGCGCGGCCAAAGGGTAGAAGCGGGCGCGCCCCTCTTCCGCATCGACCCGACCTCGCTGGGCGCCCGCGCCGATCAGGCCGCCGCCCAGGTCGACCAGGGCCGGGCCCAGCTCGCGTCCGACGCCGCCGCCCTGGACCGGGCCCGCGCCGCCCTGGCCGCCGCCGAGGTCGAAGTCGGGCGCACGGCCTCCGACCTGGCCCGCTTCCTCACCGCCGAGCACGAGAAGTCGGGCTCCGTCTCCGGCCAGCAGATCGATCAGGCGCGCGCCGCCGCCGCCAGCGCCCGAAGGCAACGCGACGCCGCCCGCACCGATGTGGCCGCCGCGACCGCCCGCATCGCCGCCAGCCAGGCCGGAATCCAGGGCAGTCGCGCCGCGGTCGTCGACGCCCGCCGCCAGCTCAGCCAGCTCTCGCCCGTCGCTCCGGTGGCCGCGCGGGTGGAGGACGTGATGTATCAGGCCGGCGAATGGGTCGCGGCCAATGCGCCGGTCGTCAGCCTAGTCCCCGACGCCCAGGTCAAGGTGCGCTTCTATGTGCCGCAGGCCCTGGTGAACGCCTATCGCCCCGGAACTCTGGTCGCCGTGGGCTGCGACGGCTGCGCCTCCGGCATGAAGGCGCGGGTGAACTACATCTCGAGCCGACCGGAATACACCCCGCCGATCATCTACAGCCTGGCCACTCGCGACAAGTTGGTCTTCCTCGTCGAGGCGACGCCGTCGGCGCCACGCAGCCTGACCCCCGGCCAGCCCATCGACGTCAGGCCCGAGAGCCTGCCCGAGCGCGGCGCCCGATGA